The DNA region GTCCCAAAACTCCAGAAAAATTTTGTTGACAGTCTTCAGCGGTAGTGATATAGAGGGGTCTTGTGCGAGATGGGGCGGTTGCCGCCGTCAAGGTGTGTGCGGAATGTCAAGATATGTGACGCCCGGGGGAGAGCGGGTGTTTTTCCGTGCGCGATGGGGGTCTTTGCCCATCGAAAGGCGTGAGGATCCCCGCACCCGGCTTCTCCGGTTCCGTTGATGAGCAGGTCTGAGTCACCGGACGTTTCGATTGTTTGGGCTGCAGACGTATCGGTGCGAGTCGAGAGTCACTGGTAGGGGGGGAGGTGATAAAGGCCGTTTTCTTGTTCGGGCGAGATGGAGAGGATGACCTATTAGCCAAACTGGAAAAGGAGGTATGTGATGGACGGCTGGAAAAGGGTTCTTGTTCTTTCTCTGGTTCTTTTGACGGCCTTTTGCTTCGCTGCCATGGAGGTTGGGGCCGCTGAGAAGACTTTCAAGCTCGGTGTGCTCGGACCTTTCACCGGGCCCAGTGCGAAGAGCGGCAATGAAATGAAGGATGCAGCGACCATGGCCCTTGGGGATGTAGACAACAGGATCGGTGACTATCGAGTGGAGATCGTCTATATCGACAGCCAGGCCGATCCTGCCAAGGCGACCAATGCCTATGCCGAGGCCATTGAGCGAAAGGGTGTACAGGCCGGCATTTTGAACTGGCATACTGCGGTCGATACCGCCCTTCAGGCTGTGTGGGCCAAGTACAAGGTGCCCCATTTTTTCTGTATGGGCGCGGGGAAGGCTGTCAATGACAAGTACCATTCCCTGCCTGCTGATCAGCGTTATCTCATCATGAAGGGATGGCCCATTCCCCAGAAGCTGGTTGTGGGCTATGTGGAATGCCTGAATGACGCGATCGCCAGGGGCCGTTGGAAGCCGAAGAAGAAGCTCGCCGCCCTTTGGGGGGAGGATACAGACTGGGGACGGAGCCTGGTCGGCGGACTGGCCAAGGGGTTGAAGGAGAACGGCTGGGAGATTTTTACGGAGGAGTATTTCGACCTCAAGAAGACCGATTTCTACCCCTACGTGAACAAGTGCAAGAAAGCCGGCGTCGTGCTCCTGGCGGGATCGAGCTCCGGTGTGGCATCGGTCTCGGCCCTCATCAAACAGACCCACGAGATAGGTTTCAGAGGCCTGGTGATTGCGGACGGGCTAGGTTGGGTCGGCGACTGGTACAAGATGACCGGCCAGGCGTCAAACGGTGTTCTCGATATGCAGCCCCAGTTTGCCACCCCTAAGCAGAAAGCATGGGCCAAGAGATTCAAGGCCAAGTACGGTTATGGCCCGAGCCCTTCTGCTGCTGGAATGGCCTATGATTACGGTAACTTCTTTATCAAGATCGCCAGGCGTGCCATCGAAGAGTACGGGGAGTTGACCAGTGAAACCATCACAAAAGTGGGCCGCAACGAGGTGGCCGAGGGGAAGCTTACCTACAGCCGGGCCGAAGGGGCCCTCATGCACGCCCGTTACGGGACGAATGCGGCAAGCAGGCCCGATCCGAAGATCAGTCCGAACGACTTTTTCTTCCCGGTGATTCAGTACAAGAACGGCAAGGGTTTCACGGTATTCCCTGAAGATGTGAAGCAGATTGAACTCATGGTGAGGTGACGAGCACCGAAGAGGGAGAGACCAAGGCCTGGGGTCTCTCCCTCCGGGTGCCAAGGACGGGATGTTATGACGGTGCTGGAAACCAGGGATGTGACCAAGCGGTTCGGCGGGCTGGTGGCAGTGGACCGGGTCTCCCTGCACGTGGAGGAGGGGGAGATCCTGGGGCTCATCGGGCCCAACGGAGCCGGCAAGACGACTCTTCTGAACGCGATAGCGGGGCTCGATCCTCCGACTTCCGGCTCCGTCTATTTCATGGGAGAGGAGACTACCGGGTGGTTGCCTGAGCAGATGTGCCATCGGGGGCTCTCACTGACGTTTCAGATTCCCCGTCCTTTCCCCAAGATGACCGTTTTGGAAAATGTCATGGTGGCCGCTGTCTTCGGCAACAAGACTCACCCGGTGACAGACCCGGTTCGCCACTGCCGCGAACGGCTTGCGTTTGTCGAGTTTCCCATGCCCGAGGATACCCTGTCCGAGACCCTCAATACCGTGCAGCTCAAGCGGCTGGATCTGGCCCGGGCTCTTGCGAGCCAGCCCAGGCTTCTCCTCTTGGACGAGCTGGCCTCCGGTCTTACCGAGGGGGAGCTGGCAGAGCTGATGGCCATTATCCGTAAGATCCGGCAGCAGGGAGTCACCATCATAATGGTGGAGCATATCGTGCAGGTGATCATGAACCTCTGCGACCGATTGGCTGTGCTCCAGTTCGGAAACAAGATCGCCGAAGGACCGACCCAGGATGTTGCTCGGGATTCCAGGGTGGCGGATGCGTATCTGGGGGCTGAGTAGTCGGCGTGGAGAAGGGGGAGCGTCCTGCCAAACTGCCGGGACCCCGGAAGTCAGGACGAACCGACAAGGGAGACATGGAGAATCAAGCGCTACTGGAGGTCGAAAACCTCGATGCGGGTTACGGTTTCCTGCAGGTCATCTGGGAGGTCTCTCTCGATGTCAGACCAGGAGAGTACGTCTGCCTGATAGGGCCCAATGGAGCGGGAAAGAGTACGACCCTCAAATCGATAGCGGGTCTGCTCGAACCTAAAGAGGGAAGAATCATCTTCAAGGGCGAACCTATCGACGGGCTTCCCGGAGACAGGGTGTGCAGGAAGGGGATAAGCTATATTTCCGAGGAGCTGAACCTCTTTACCGGCATGACCGTGCAGGAGAACCTCGCCATGGGGGCCTATGCGGTAAGGGACAAGAGGAAGATCGCCCAGAGCCTCGATTTTGTTTTCGGGCTCTTTCCTCCCCTGAAGGAGCGGGAACGACAACTTGCCGGGACCATGAGCGGGGGGGAGCGGAAAATGCTGGCAATCGCCCGCGGGTTGATGTCGGCCCCCTCGCTCCTCTTGGTCGACGAGCCTTCCTTGGGGTTGGCACCTCAGCTGACTGCGGCGGTCTTTCGGGCCCTGGATGTTCTCAAGAAAGAAGGGGTCACGATCCTTTTGGTCGAGCAGAACGTCACCAAGACTCTCCAGGTCACCGACAGAGGCTACGTGTTGGAGAAGGGAAAGATCGTGCTCAGAGGGAGAAGCTCTGATCTTGCCCGGGATGATCACGTGAGGAAGGTATACCTGGGGATTTAGGGAAAGCAAAAGAGGACGAGGGCAGAAGATCATGGCAAATCCTGAGACAGAACAAACCCTTTCCACACGCATTTCAGCCGGGTTGACATCACCCGCAGGCATCACCATTACGGCTACGATTGTTGTCGCCGTCTTGGCGGCGATGGATAAGGGTTCGTACATAATCGTGAATGCCATCGTCACCGGAGGGATGTGGGCCTTGGTGGCCATGGGTCTGGCTCTGGTCTTCGGCGTGATGAATATCGTCAGCTTCGTCCACGGGGAGTTTTTCATGATCGGCGGGCTGGCGGCCTACTTTGTCTTTACTCCATTTACGGATTACATTGCAGCGAGTCCTTACTCGGTCTTGGCGGCGGTGGCCCCTCTGATAGCCATGTTCACTGCTGCGGGTGTGGGGGCCTTGGTCGGAATGCTCTGTGAATGGGTGGTGTTCCGTCCCCTCCGGACCAGGAGCCGCGAGCAGTGGGTGATGAACTCCTTTGTGATCACCGTGGGCATGTCGGTATTCATCGTGAACAGCACCCAGTTGATTTTCGGCACGGACTTTAGAGGCATAGTCAGTTACTGGTACTATCCGACCATCTCCTTTTTTGACGTCTATGTCTCTTTCGATCGGTTCCTTGTGTTTCTCCTGGCAATGCTGGTTATGGGGGGATTTTGGGGCTTCATGAAATTCTCGAAGACCGGCCGCGCGATCCGCGCGGTTTCACAGGACGAGACAGGGGCACGGATGGTCGGCATCAACATCAACGGTATCCAGACCCTGACTCTTGCTCTCAGCTCGGCTTTTGCGGCCCTGGCAGGGGCTTGTCTTCTCTTCATGTATCCGGCCTATCCTACAGTCGGTCTTGGACCTCTCTATAATTCCTGGTTTATCGTTATCCTGGCTGGCATGGGGAATGTGGGTGGTGCCGCAGTCGGGGGGTTTATCGTGGCTCTTTTCCAGGTCCTTACCACTGTCTACGTGGGTGAGGGATGGGACTATGCGATTCCCGCTGCCTTCATCGTCCTTATCCTCTTGCTGCGACCTTCAGGGATTTTTGGGAGCGAAGTCAGAGGAATTCTCAACCAGTAGGGTGATTCCGTGGAAAAGAACAACAAGCGTACCGGAGTAAAGGGGGTTCAAAGAATACTCGATCTGGCCGGCTTCACGCCTCTGGGACTGGTTTGTCTCTTGGTGCTCGCCCTTCTCCCTCTGATACCTCCTTTTAACCAGGAGTATCTGGTGCGGTGGATGGTGGTGGGGCTTTTTATGGCCGCCCAGGCTGTGGCTTTCGATTTTACGAGTGGGTACATCAATATCGTGAATTTTGGTTTTGCCGCGTTCGTGGGGCTAGGCGCTTACACCTCGGCGATCCTGGCGGTGAGATTCGGCCTCTCACCGTGGGCCGGGATGTTCGTGGGTGTGCTGCCCGCCGCGCTTGTCGGTTTTCTGACCGGCGTGCTTACCCTGCGGCTGCGGGGTATATTCGCCGCAGTTATGGCCTGGTTTATCAGCCTGGCCCTGTGGGGGTTGGCGACAAAGCTCGTCTTCCTGACCGAAGGTCCCCTCGGGTTGAACTGCCCCACCCTGCTGAGGACCTCGTCGAACATACCGTACTTCTACATCCTTTTTGTCATGTTCATGGTCGTATACATCGTCCTGAAACGGGTGGTTCGTTCTCACATGGGGCTGGCCTTTCGAGCTATAGGCCAGAACATGGAGGCTGCACGAACCTCTGGAATCAATCCGACCCGCTACCGCATCATCAATTTCACCCTTTCCTGTGCCTTTGCAGGCTGGCTCGGGGGTTTCTATGCCCATTACTACGGGATCCTCATGCCTGACGTGATGCACACGGGCAAAACCATCGAGGTCCTGGTGATTGTCTATATCGGGGGGAGGGCGAGTCTTTGGGGTGGCGCTCTTGTGGCGATCCCGTTCGTTATTGCCACCGAGATGGTCCGGTCTGTTTTCTCCCAGTACCCGGGCGTCAATCTGATCTTCTACGGCCTTTTCCTGATCGTGGTGATGATATACTATCCCGGGGGTGCAGCTCAGCTCTACCGAAGCGTTCTTGAACGGTCCCGGAGTGTGTTCGTCAGGTTCTGGCTCGGTCCTCAGGCCACGGTCCAATCCGACTAAAAGGTGTGTTCCCACTGGCCGCCTTACAGGGTAGGTGTCCCGGCAGAGGCCGGAGGGGCGGCATGGGTATTGCCGGAGGGGTTTGCAGATGGGGCAACTGCGAGTTCTGGATCATCCGATACTGGGTCCTCTGACCCCGGGGCGGAGGGTCGCCTTCTCCTTTGAAGGGCGTAGACTCTACGGGATAGAGGGCGAACCCATAGCAGCGGCACTGGCCGCTTCGGGAATCAGGCTGTTGCGGCGTACGGCGGACCGCGGCCAGCCTCGTGGGGTCTTCTGTGCCATGGGGCTCTGTACGGACTGTATGGTGGTTGTCAACGGCCGGCCGAAGGTGCGTGCCTGTGTGACGCCCCTAGAGGAAGGAATGGATATAAGGATGGAGGTACCTGAGGTGGTCGCCCATGATTGAGGTGCCTGCAGCGATTATAGGGGCAGGACCCGCCGGGCTTTCAGCCGCAATAGAACTGGCAAGAGCTGGGGTGGAGACCCTGGTCATCGACGAAAACGACCGGCCTGGTGGTCAACTCGTAAAGCAGATCCACAGGTTCTTCGGTTCCCGGCACGAGATGGCAGGCATGCGCGGATTCGAGATCGGAGAGGCACTCTTCTCGGAGGCTGAGAGGCTCGGTGTCAGATTCATGTTGAATACGGCTGCATACGGGATCTTCAAGGAGAGTGGACAGCTCGGGATACATGACCGCAGGGATGATCTCTTGGGGTTGGTGAAGGCAGAGAGGCTGATTCTTGCCACGGGAGCCAGGGAGAATCCCCTCTGGTTTCCCGGCTGGACTCTGCCCGGTGTGATGGGGGCAGGGGCCTTTCAGACGATGGTCAATGTTCACCGGGTCATGCCCGGGAGAAGAATAGTGGTCGTCGGTTCGGGCAATGTGGGCCTTATCGTGGCCTTTCAGGCTCTCCAGGCAGGGATCGAGGTGGCGGCGGTCTGCGAGGCCCTGCCCAGGTTGGGTGGATGGGAGGTCCACGGGGCCAAGCTCAGGCGCCAGGGTGTGCCGATCCTGCTGAGCACCACGGTGGAGCGTGCCCTTGGCGATGAGGAGGTACGGGGAGTGGTCCTGGTTCGCCTGGACAAGGACGGAAGGCCCGAGCCCGGAGAACGTCGAGTTCTGGAAGTCGATGCGATCTGTCTTGCCGTCGGGCTTTCGCCTCTTGCCGAACTCGCATGGATGGCCGGGTGCAGGTGTGTTTTCTCGAACGAGTTGGGGGGATGGCTCCCTGCTCATGACGAGTGGATGCGGACCAGTATCGAAACCCTGTGGGTGGCAGGTGATCTTGCGGGGGTCGAGGAGGCGAGCACGGCCATGGAAGAGGGGAGGCTTGCAGGTCTCGGCGTGAGTCGGTCCCTCGGCGCCCTCGACAGGCGGGCGGCGGTCCTCAGAGGTCGCAAGATCAGGGCCCGCCTCGAAGAGTTGCGGGAGGGATCTTGCGGGAAGTACCGGAAAACGGCAAAGGCGGCCCTGGTGAAAGGTGGAGAACCTGGATCTCACAGGTCCTCCCTGGTACCGGGCCGGACTGATGAACCCGCTGAGGACGAAATGGTTTGTCGGTGTGAAGAGGTGCCGAGGGCGCTGATTGCCCGGGCGATAAGAGAGGGAGCCAGAACCGTGGACGCGGTCAAACGTCGGACCAGGGCGGGAATGGGACTCTGCCAGGGAAGGACCTGCAGGGGCCTGGTGTCCCGGTTGATTACGGAGGTGAGCGGGGAGCCGCCCCGGAACCTCGTTCCACCCACCGTCCGTCCGCCGGTCCGTCCCCTGCCGATGGAGGGCCTTGTGAAAGGGGAGGATCTCCTGTGAAGGAGAGAGCTCAGGTGGTTATCATCGGCGGGGGAGTTGTGGGATGCTCCCTGGCCCTGTCGCTTGCAAGGCGGATCTCCGGAGTTGTGGTGCTGGAAAGGGAAGGAATCGGCTCTCAGGCTTCCGGATCCAACTATGGGATGGTGTGGCAGCAGACCCGTCTGGCCGGCTTTGATTTGGATATGGCTCGCCGTTCCCTCAGGATGTACAGGGAGCTGGTATCGGAGGAGTTCGACATCGATATCGAGTACGAGGAGAGGGGCGGAATGACGGTCTTCCATACCCCGGAGCAGAAGGCGGTGATGGAGGTTGTGGTTCGCCAGAAGAGGGACCAGGGGATACCGGTCAGGCTGATCGACGGCCGGGAGGCCCGTGAGCTTGAGCCTGAGCTTTCTCCTGAGGTGGTTGGGTCCACATACTGTGCCGAGGAGGCCCAGTTGAACCCTATTCTAACGACCCTCGCCTTTGCCCGTGCAGCGGCCCGCCGTGGCGCCGATATAAGGACGGGGATTGAAGTACGGGGGATTCGTGTGGAAAGAGGGCGGGTAAGAGCTGTTCTTACCGGTCTGGGCGAGATAGAGGCGCAATGGGTGGTGAACGCAGCGGGCCCCTGGAGCCGCCAGGTCGCCGCGATGGCCGGGATCGACCTCCCGGTCTTTCCACAGCGGCTGGAGTCTCTGGTGACCGAGCGCCTTTCCCGCCGTTTGATCAGTCGCGTGCTTCAAGGGGGACGGGAGGTGACGGCCGAAGAGGTTGAGTCCCCTGAAAAGGTCTTGAGTTTCGCCCTCGAGCTGCCTCCAGGGGCGGGCGAGGAGTCGCTCCCAAGGGAACCCCTGGACCGCTCGATCTTTCCGTTTCTCAAGCCAACGGTTTCGAAGAACGTGGTTATCGGTACTACCTCGGAATTCGTAGGCCACGACAAAGGCGTTCTCCCCCGGGCCTTGCATCTCATGGCCAAGAAGGCCGTCCAGATCGTTCCTGCACTGAAAGATGCCAGGATCATCCGAACCTGGGCGAACTTCGTCCCTTTCACCTTCGATTCCCTGCCGATTCTCGGCAAGGTTCCCGGGGTGGACGGCTTCATCCTGGCCTGTGGCCACGCCCATGCCCTCTCCCACGTGCCTCCCACGGCCGAGGCCCTCGCCCACCTGATCATTGACGGTAAGGCAGACATCCCCATCGAGGATGCGAGCATCGAACGGTTCACTGGCCGGGAAGGGCAGGGAACTCCGGCCCAACCGGGTGGAGTTTCCTGAGTTTTCGGCCCAGGATTCTTGCAAGTATATGACTTCACGATCTTTTTCTGTCTTGGCAGGAGAACACCGTTGTCCCCTGGCTCCCGAGCTCACGCGGTGACCCTTTCGGAGTTCGCGGGTGGGAAATCCCTACCTCTTCCCCACGAACACGCACCACGAACACGCACCACGAACACGCGCACGAATCACGAGCCACGAACACGAATCACGAACATTCCCGATGGGTACCCCACCGCTTCCGCAATGTCGCTCGGAGGCAAGGGTGTTCTCCAAAAGTCAGGGAACTCCGGCCCAACCGGCTATTGCCAAATCCTCGAAATAGTGCTATAGGGAGAATGCTCATTTTCGGCCATTGCCTTGAGATTCGAAAGGAGAGGTCTTTCTTGGAGTCGAGAGGTGTTTTGAGCTTGTCTTCCCTTTTTGATTCGGTCCACAACGGCATGGTGGGTGTGGACAGAGCGGGGATCATCGCCTATTTCAATCCCTCTGCTGAGCGGATCTTTCGGGTCGGGCGCGAGGAAGCCCTGGGACGGTCTGTTCTCGACGTGCTCCCCGGTATAGGGCAGAAGTTGATCGAGTGTGTGGAGACGGGGACATCGTTCCACGGGGAGAACTTGTCGGACGGGGAAATCCACCTCGTTGCTAACGTAGATCCCGTGTTCGGGGATGGCGAGATTGTAGGTGCGGCCAGCATATTCCACGAGTTCTCGGAGATCGAGCGGATTTCCGGGGAGCTCGACACGTACAAGAAGATGGCCAAGCAGCTGGACGCCATCATCGAGTCCTCCTACGACGGCATTTGGGTCTGCGATGGGAATGGAGTCACCGTAAGAGTGAACAGGGCGGCATGCGAGTTGGACGATGTGAGGATAGAGGATGTTATCGGCAAGAGAGTCAAGGACCTGGTGGAGAATGGGCTTTTTGACCGATCCGTGACCCTGGAGGTTCTCGAGACCAAGCGACCCGTGACCCTGATCCAGGAGTTGAAGGGCGGCCGGAAGGCGCTTGCCACCGGTAGTCCTGTATTCGACGAGGATGGAGAGATTCTCTTCGTGGTTATCAACGTAAGGGATATCACCGAAATCCAGAGGCTTACCACCCTGCTGGAGGAGACCCGGGAGCTCTCGGAGCGATACTCCTCCGAGCTACGAGAGTTGAAACTATTGGGATTCGAGGAGAAAAACATCGTCGCTCACAGCGAGGAGATGAGGCGTGTTCTCAGAACCGCCACCAGGATCGCCAGAGTCGATGCAACGGTTCTGCTGGCGGGTGAGTCCGGGGTGGGAAAGAACATGATCGCCGAGCTGATTCACCGGCTGAGCGACCGCAAGGACGGTCCTTTTATCCAGATCGCCTGCGCTGCCATCCCTGAACCGCTTCTCGAGTCGGAACTGTTCGGCTACGAGAAGGGGGCTTTTACCGGTGCAAAGGAGACTGGAAAGGCCGGGCTTTTCGAACTGGCTGGAAAGGGGACGCTCTTCCTCGACGAGATCTCCGAGATCTCATTGAGCGTCCAGGTGAAGCTCTTGAGGTTCTTGGAAGACAAACAAATAACGCGCCTGGGAGGGACCCGGCCGAAGTCGATCGACTCCCGGATCATCGCGGCAAGCAACAGGGAACTGAAAGAGCTCGTGTCGAGAGGGCTTTTCAGAGAGGATCTCTACTATCGGTTGAACACCTTTCCCATTCATATTCCGCCTCTGAGGGAGAGAAAGAGCGATGTCCTGCCGTTGATACAGTTTTTTCTGAACAGGTTCAATCAGAAATACGGCCTGAAAAAGACGCTCTCCCGGGATGTTCTCCGGGCTCTGCTCGATTACTCGTATCCGGGCAATGTCCGTGAATTGAGCAGCCTCCTGGAAAACCTGGTTCTCATTTCAGAAGGGCCGAGAGTCGAGACAGGAGACTTGCCGGGCTATATCCTAGAGGATCGCCGTAGCGGAGAGCTTAGCCTCGAGGCGGATTGTTCTCTTCAGGAGATGCTCGAGCGATACGAGTCGAGAATAGTCGAGGAGGCGGCCAAGAGGTACAGATCCACTAGAAGTATTGCCAGGGCTCTGAAAACGAGCCACTCCTCGGTCGTCCGGCGAATGCAGAAATACGGCATCAGGAAGGCTTGATTCTGGTTCGTTCCTGAACCGGACGATCTCCTCTCGTCGCCGGAACTGTTCTGCCTCCCCATCAACCAAAGAGACATGCCAGGGAGATCTTGGTTCATTTCTGGTCCAGAATCTGAGGAAGAAAGTCCCTGCATTAAGGGGGACGGATTGGAGCATATCCACCTTTGGTTCACAGATGAACCGCTCTCCACGGCAAGGAGCACGTTGTGTGTGTGGGCGGCCAACCTGTCTTGAGACCAAAATCATGAGATTTCGAATAGTTATGTATGTTCCTCACCCTGCTCGCCTTCCACGGCCGGATGGCACTGATATTGCCTGAGAGAGGCATGCTTTGTCGGCGAGAGAGACGGCCTGTGGACGACCGCGATTTTGAAAGACTTTCCAGGAGAATCACTTCATCTATGGATGAGGATTCCGGGCAGGTTCTTTTTGAGTTCGACGAGGCTCGCAAGGACCTGGACCGGGCACTCCGCCTGATCAGGGCAAGCGGGGCAGGGATCGCCGATCTCCGGCTTTTCCCTGCGGGCCCGGACGGCATGCGGTGTGCCCTCGTGCGACTCACGGTCCCCGATACCAGAGGGGTCGTCCTGACTCTAGCGGAGCACGGGTTCAGCAGAATAAAGGGGTACGGTGCTGTTTGCAACAGAGTGGGTTAGGAAGGCGCCAAAGAGGCAGCTTTTGGTAAGACTGCCCATTCCAGGGATGCTGGTGCGTCCCGCTGAGAGGAGGTTGGTATGAGAAACAGATTCAGAGGCAGGGATTTCTTGACACTCATGGATTTCGACAGGGAGGAGATAGACGACATCTTGAACGTCTCTTACGATTTCAAGATGAAGCTGGCCCGTGGGGAGCCCCATGAGTATCTCCGCGGCAAGACCGTGGCGGTGGTTTTCGAGAAGCCTTCGACCAGGACCAGGACGTCTTTTCAGGCCGCGATCGCCCATCTCGGAGCCCAGAGCTTCTACATGCGTCCTGACGAAATGCAGTTGGCCCGCGGGGAGCCCATAAAAGACACGGCCCGGGTGATCGACCGCTACTGTGACGCCTTGGTCATGAGGACCTTCGGTCAGGACCGCCTCGAGGAATTCGCCCGGTACATGAAGAACCCGGTGATCAACGCCCTTTCTGACCTCACCCATCCCTGTCAGGGATTGGCCGATCTGCTGACAATACGGGAGAAGAAGGGTGGCCTGAAGGGTTTGAAACTGGCCTATGCAGGCGACATCTTCAATGTCTGTCATTCCCTGATGGTCGGAGGCGGCCTGATGGGTTTTGACGTCTATGTGGCAGGTCCCGAGGGATACGGGCCGAATCCGAAGGTCAGGCAGTTTGCCGAGGAAGCTGCGGGACGGGGTGGGACGAGGATCGTCTTCACCCGTGATTTGAAAGAGGCCTTGAAGGATGCTGACGTGGTGTATGCCAACACCTGGCATAGTATGGGAGCCGCGGAGAAGGAGAAAGAGAAGCGGGTCAGGGATTTCGGCCCTTATCAGATCAACGAGGAGGCGGTGGAGGTCGCCGCGTCGGACTTCATCTTCATGCACTGTCTTCCCGGGTATCGAGGGGAGGAGATGACGGATGGGATCGTAGAGGGTCCCCATTCGGTTGTATGGGATCAGGCAGAAAACCGGATGCACACCGAGAAGGCCCTAATGGCCCTGCTGATCGGGTGAGTGGAGAGAAGGTAAGGGGGCGTTCGCATCAAGGAATCTCAATCAGAAATCGAAAGGGGGTGAGGAATTCAAAGCAAAATCGGACTTGGGTTGGAGTTGTTTTGATAGTGAACCCCAAACAAAAGGAGGATGAGATGGGGAGACTCTTGCGTCAAGGTCATGCATGTACAAGACTCGTTTGCCGTGGGGCTGTGCTTGGTCTTTTGCTGTTCGGGCTTTCCGTTCCCCGGGCCGTTCAGGCTGCCCAATCCCCCATCAAGGTGGGGGTCGTGATCGCGCTGAGCGGGTTCATCGCCGCAGACGGGCAGGGTTCCCTGGGGGCGATCAAGCTCTGGCAGAAGGAAGTCAACGAATCCGGAGGGCTGTTGGGCAGGAGGATCGTGCTGATAGTGGAGGATAGTGCCTCGGATCCCAAGACCGCCAATGAGAAGATGAAGCGCGTTATGGCTAAGCATCCAGACGTGTGTATCGGCCCGATACTCAGCGCCGAGAGGACGGCGACTTATCGCACCGTCGTGGACGCCGGTGTGCCGTTCTTGTATTTCACCTTCTATGAGGGTGGAGCTTACCACCCCCTGATGTTCATCACAGGTGAAGTGCCGGAACAGCAGACCGAGAAATACGTCCCATGGTTGGTCCAGAACTACGGCCCGAAATTCTACATCCTCGGATCTGATTACGAGTTCCCGCAGAAATCGGCAAGAGTCGTGAACAGGTATCTCTCGGGTGCCGGGGGTAAGAACGTCGGTGAAGAACTGATCGCGATGGGTACGACGGATTTCTCCTCGGTGATTACCCGAATTAGAAGAGCAAAACCCGATGTGCTTTTCAGCATCATGGTCGGCACAGACGCGGTGGCCTTCGCCAAGCAGTTCAATGATTACGGTCTCAAGAAACACATCCAGTACGCATCCATGGTCGACCTGGAGACCTATGTCGATGCCATGGGAAAGAAGGCTGCAGAGGGCAACCTGGCATCTTTTGGATGGTTCGAGAATCTCGACAAGCCCAGGGCCAAAGCGTTCGTAGAGAAGTATCATGCCTTCGAGCCCATGCGGGCGACGACCTTGATCGAGTCGTGCTACTCGGTGCTGCTCCTTTGGACCAAGGCCGTGAAAAAGGCGGGAACTACCGAGGGCGAAGCGGTACGGAAGGCCATGGCCGGTCTCTCGGTGGAAGCACCGGAGGGCCGTGTGACCATGCGGGCCATCGACAATCATACGGCCAGACCCTCATACATCGCTCGGGTGCATGACGGCGAATACAGGGTCATTAAGGACTTCGGCCAGGTCCAGCCCGGTGAGGATCAGCGCAAGCCTAAGTGGTAAAAGTCATTGGATCTTTGAGATTCATACCGGTGTTTCCCTCTCGTTTTTGTGGAGGCCCCTGGGAGGCAGGGCCTCCACAAGACAGAGGCCGAGGGAGAGGACTGCCGGTTTTTCGAGATTCGGGTACGCTTTGTCTCGTTCCAGTAGGAGAAAACCCGGGAACATTCATTCCTCGATCTCAACCTCCTTTGGGACGGTGAACAGAGGCTCAAGT from Deltaproteobacteria bacterium includes:
- a CDS encoding FAD-dependent oxidoreductase: MIEVPAAIIGAGPAGLSAAIELARAGVETLVIDENDRPGGQLVKQIHRFFGSRHEMAGMRGFEIGEALFSEAERLGVRFMLNTAAYGIFKESGQLGIHDRRDDLLGLVKAERLILATGARENPLWFPGWTLPGVMGAGAFQTMVNVHRVMPGRRIVVVGSGNVGLIVAFQALQAGIEVAAVCEALPRLGGWEVHGAKLRRQGVPILLSTTVERALGDEEVRGVVLVRLDKDGRPEPGERRVLEVDAICLAVGLSPLAELAWMAGCRCVFSNELGGWLPAHDEWMRTSIETLWVAGDLAGVEEASTAMEEGRLAGLGVSRSLGALDRRAAVLRGRKIRARLEELREGSCGKYRKTAKAALVKGGEPGSHRSSLVPGRTDEPAEDEMVCRCEEVPRALIARAIREGARTVDAVKRRTRAGMGLCQGRTCRGLVSRLITEVSGEPPRNLVPPTVRPPVRPLPMEGLVKGEDLL
- a CDS encoding FAD-binding oxidoreductase, with amino-acid sequence MKERAQVVIIGGGVVGCSLALSLARRISGVVVLEREGIGSQASGSNYGMVWQQTRLAGFDLDMARRSLRMYRELVSEEFDIDIEYEERGGMTVFHTPEQKAVMEVVVRQKRDQGIPVRLIDGREARELEPELSPEVVGSTYCAEEAQLNPILTTLAFARAAARRGADIRTGIEVRGIRVERGRVRAVLTGLGEIEAQWVVNAAGPWSRQVAAMAGIDLPVFPQRLESLVTERLSRRLISRVLQGGREVTAEEVESPEKVLSFALELPPGAGEESLPREPLDRSIFPFLKPTVSKNVVIGTTSEFVGHDKGVLPRALHLMAKKAVQIVPALKDARIIRTWANFVPFTFDSLPILGKVPGVDGFILACGHAHALSHVPPTAEALAHLIIDGKADIPIEDASIERFTGREGQGTPAQPGGVS
- a CDS encoding sigma 54-interacting transcriptional regulator, which encodes MESRGVLSLSSLFDSVHNGMVGVDRAGIIAYFNPSAERIFRVGREEALGRSVLDVLPGIGQKLIECVETGTSFHGENLSDGEIHLVANVDPVFGDGEIVGAASIFHEFSEIERISGELDTYKKMAKQLDAIIESSYDGIWVCDGNGVTVRVNRAACELDDVRIEDVIGKRVKDLVENGLFDRSVTLEVLETKRPVTLIQELKGGRKALATGSPVFDEDGEILFVVINVRDITEIQRLTTLLEETRELSERYSSELRELKLLGFEEKNIVAHSEEMRRVLRTATRIARVDATVLLAGESGVGKNMIAELIHRLSDRKDGPFIQIACAAIPEPLLESELFGYEKGAFTGAKETGKAGLFELAGKGTLFLDEISEISLSVQVKLLRFLEDKQITRLGGTRPKSIDSRIIAASNRELKELVSRGLFREDLYYRLNTFPIHIPPLRERKSDVLPLIQFFLNRFNQKYGLKKTLSRDVLRALLDYSYPGNVRELSSLLENLVLISEGPRVETGDLPGYILEDRRSGELSLEADCSLQEMLERYESRIVEEAAKRYRSTRSIARALKTSHSSVVRRMQKYGIRKA
- the argF gene encoding ornithine carbamoyltransferase, which translates into the protein MRNRFRGRDFLTLMDFDREEIDDILNVSYDFKMKLARGEPHEYLRGKTVAVVFEKPSTRTRTSFQAAIAHLGAQSFYMRPDEMQLARGEPIKDTARVIDRYCDALVMRTFGQDRLEEFARYMKNPVINALSDLTHPCQGLADLLTIREKKGGLKGLKLAYAGDIFNVCHSLMVGGGLMGFDVYVAGPEGYGPNPKVRQFAEEAAGRGGTRIVFTRDLKEALKDADVVYANTWHSMGAAEKEKEKRVRDFGPYQINEEAVEVAASDFIFMHCLPGYRGEEMTDGIVEGPHSVVWDQAENRMHTEKALMALLIG